Proteins encoded within one genomic window of Guyparkeria hydrothermalis:
- a CDS encoding cbb3-type cytochrome oxidase subunit 3 has product MENSKPLALILFFSAFVGIIVYVYTGKKRKQRLESYKDIPFLDDDELDPTQQKKQQVNNDESTGK; this is encoded by the coding sequence ATGGAGAACAGCAAGCCGCTGGCGCTGATTCTGTTCTTCTCCGCCTTCGTGGGAATCATCGTGTACGTCTACACCGGCAAGAAGCGTAAGCAGCGGCTGGAGTCGTACAAGGACATTCCCTTCCTGGACGACGACGAGCTCGACCCCACGCAACAAAAGAAACAACAGGTGAATAACGATGAGTCAACCGGAAAATAA
- the ccoP gene encoding cytochrome-c oxidase, cbb3-type subunit III has translation MSQPENKQGQVETTGHVWDGDLREYNNPLPRWWLWAFYITIIFSVVYWILYPAWPYGDTYTKGINTVEYTVEGENGEEKTVTEHWNTRALFTKNMQSSPSALAQQEWVNKVKDMSFEEIEQDPDTLQFAMSVGHGTFGDYCAACHGAGGQGKIGLFPNLADNAWLYGNSYETIVSKIDGGINGMMPAQNVPEDKIDDLAKYVLSLSGNAEISGEAASRGKQAFATCAGCHGQNGEGNEAMGAPNLTDAIWDVADVPGCGGDTACQVDEIKHVVNNGIERQMPGFGDRLTETQMRMLAIYVRQMGGN, from the coding sequence ATGAGTCAACCGGAAAATAAGCAGGGGCAGGTCGAGACCACCGGGCACGTTTGGGACGGCGATCTGCGCGAGTACAACAACCCGTTGCCGCGCTGGTGGCTGTGGGCCTTCTACATCACGATCATCTTCTCGGTGGTCTACTGGATCCTTTACCCGGCTTGGCCGTACGGCGATACCTACACCAAGGGCATCAACACGGTCGAGTACACGGTGGAAGGCGAGAACGGTGAAGAGAAGACCGTCACCGAGCACTGGAACACCCGTGCGCTGTTCACCAAGAACATGCAGTCCAGCCCGTCGGCCCTCGCTCAGCAGGAGTGGGTCAACAAGGTCAAGGACATGAGCTTCGAGGAAATCGAGCAGGATCCGGACACCCTGCAGTTCGCCATGTCGGTCGGCCACGGCACCTTCGGTGACTACTGCGCGGCCTGTCACGGTGCGGGTGGCCAGGGCAAGATCGGCCTGTTCCCGAACCTGGCGGACAACGCCTGGCTGTACGGCAACTCCTACGAGACGATCGTCAGCAAGATCGACGGCGGCATCAACGGCATGATGCCGGCGCAGAACGTCCCCGAGGACAAGATCGACGATCTGGCCAAGTACGTGCTGAGCCTCTCCGGCAACGCCGAGATCAGTGGCGAGGCGGCCAGCCGTGGCAAGCAGGCGTTTGCCACCTGTGCGGGTTGTCACGGCCAGAATGGCGAGGGTAACGAGGCCATGGGCGCCCCGAACCTGACCGACGCGATCTGGGACGTGGCTGACGTACCGGGCTGTGGCGGTGACACCGCCTGTCAGGTTGACGAGATCAAGCACGTCGTCAACAACGGTATCGAGCGCCAGATGCCGGGCTTCGGCGATCGTCTGACCGAGACGCAGATGCGGATGCTCGCCATCTACGTGCGTCAGATGGGCGGCAACTGA
- a CDS encoding alpha/beta fold hydrolase: MAAPMASRQSPRGRVGLVAGWSYPAAVFEPLRRALADHAVSAFDWVSFAAGWLGEDVVRADEPEPSVWVGWSLGGVLLLEALRQGRIAPDRLVLVNATPRFLEAPGWPGVPEAEWRGLRRAAARHPMAAVAAFRRRFALPDVAGRDPALADVSGLDWLARLDLRAFLADVSTPVECWLAQDDPLVPADWPSHLALSPRVCCQRFTEPGHAPWFADPAALAARLSAG; this comes from the coding sequence ATGGCGGCGCCGATGGCTTCCCGGCAGTCGCCGCGAGGTCGCGTCGGCCTCGTGGCCGGCTGGTCGTACCCGGCGGCGGTGTTCGAGCCGCTTCGGCGGGCGCTGGCCGATCATGCGGTTTCGGCGTTCGACTGGGTGTCTTTTGCCGCAGGGTGGCTTGGCGAGGACGTGGTCCGGGCGGACGAGCCGGAGCCCTCGGTCTGGGTGGGTTGGTCGCTTGGTGGCGTGCTCCTGCTCGAAGCGTTGCGGCAGGGGCGGATCGCCCCCGACCGCTTGGTTCTCGTCAACGCCACACCGCGGTTTCTCGAGGCGCCGGGTTGGCCCGGGGTGCCGGAGGCCGAGTGGCGCGGCCTGCGTCGGGCGGCCGCCCGCCACCCCATGGCGGCGGTGGCGGCCTTTCGCCGTCGCTTTGCGCTGCCTGACGTTGCCGGCCGAGATCCGGCGCTGGCCGATGTGAGCGGGCTCGACTGGTTGGCCCGGCTGGATCTGCGTGCGTTTCTGGCGGACGTGTCGACCCCGGTCGAATGTTGGCTGGCTCAGGACGACCCGCTCGTGCCAGCCGACTGGCCGTCGCATCTGGCGTTGTCACCGCGTGTGTGCTGCCAGCGTTTTACCGAGCCCGGTCACGCTCCCTGGTTTGCGGATCCCGCCGCACTGGCCGCTCGCCTCAGCGCGGGCTGA
- a CDS encoding FAD-dependent oxidoreductase yields MGETFQFLNVPRRDPETTPAEERVQQFNEIYGQFTPDHAAEQSDRCLECGNPYCEWKCPVHNYIPNWLKLIAEGNLLEAAEMAHKTNSLPEVCGRVCPQDRLCEGACTLNDGFGAVTIGSVEKYIADEAFKMGWRPDMSDVVPTGKRVAVIGAGPAGLGCADILARHGVDAVVFDRHPQIGGLITFGIPSFKLEKHVMETRREIFEGMGIEFRLNTEVGKDITIDDILEEYDAVFMGMGAYNAMQGGFPGENLDGVHASLPFLIGNTNHLLDFGGNYPYISVKDKRVVVLGGGDTAMDCTRTSLRQGAAKVTTVYRRDEDNMPGSRREVKNAREEGAHFMFNLQPVEILGEGGEVTGVKFVETRLGEPDERGRRRPVAVEGSEQVVEADAVLIAFGFRPSPADWFEDQKIELDASGRVVVHKDQNKPEFQTSNPKIFAGGDMVRGADLVVTAVFEGRNAAFGILDYLDV; encoded by the coding sequence ATGGGCGAGACTTTCCAGTTTCTGAACGTTCCGCGACGCGACCCGGAGACCACTCCCGCCGAAGAGCGCGTCCAGCAGTTCAATGAAATCTACGGGCAATTCACACCGGACCACGCCGCCGAGCAGTCCGACCGTTGTCTCGAGTGCGGCAATCCGTACTGCGAGTGGAAGTGCCCGGTCCACAACTACATCCCCAACTGGCTCAAGCTGATCGCCGAAGGCAACCTGCTCGAGGCGGCGGAGATGGCACACAAGACCAACTCCCTGCCCGAGGTCTGCGGTCGCGTCTGCCCGCAGGACCGCCTCTGCGAAGGTGCCTGCACCCTGAATGACGGATTTGGCGCGGTCACGATCGGTTCGGTCGAGAAATACATTGCCGACGAGGCCTTCAAGATGGGCTGGCGTCCGGACATGTCCGACGTGGTGCCCACCGGCAAGCGCGTCGCCGTGATCGGAGCCGGCCCGGCCGGCCTCGGATGCGCGGACATTCTCGCTCGCCACGGCGTTGACGCGGTGGTCTTCGATCGCCATCCGCAGATCGGCGGCCTGATCACCTTCGGCATCCCGTCGTTCAAGCTCGAAAAGCACGTGATGGAGACCCGCCGCGAGATCTTCGAGGGCATGGGCATCGAATTCCGCCTCAACACGGAGGTCGGCAAGGACATCACCATCGACGATATCCTCGAGGAGTACGACGCCGTGTTCATGGGCATGGGCGCGTACAACGCCATGCAAGGGGGCTTCCCGGGTGAGAACCTCGACGGCGTGCACGCCTCGCTTCCCTTCCTGATCGGCAACACCAACCACCTGCTCGACTTTGGTGGCAACTACCCGTACATCAGCGTCAAGGACAAGCGCGTGGTGGTCCTCGGCGGCGGCGACACCGCTATGGACTGCACCCGCACCTCGCTACGTCAGGGCGCGGCCAAGGTAACCACGGTCTACCGCCGTGACGAGGACAACATGCCGGGCTCACGTCGCGAGGTGAAAAACGCTCGCGAGGAAGGCGCACATTTCATGTTCAACCTGCAGCCGGTCGAGATCCTCGGCGAGGGCGGCGAGGTCACGGGCGTGAAGTTCGTCGAGACCCGCCTGGGCGAGCCGGACGAGCGCGGCCGCCGTCGCCCGGTCGCCGTCGAGGGCTCCGAGCAGGTGGTCGAGGCCGATGCCGTCCTGATCGCCTTCGGCTTCCGCCCCTCCCCGGCCGATTGGTTCGAGGACCAGAAGATCGAGTTGGACGCGAGCGGTCGCGTCGTGGTCCACAAGGATCAGAACAAGCCGGAATTCCAGACCAGCAACCCGAAGATCTTCGCTGGCGGCGACATGGTCCGCGGCGCCGATCTGGTGGTTACCGCCGTCTTCGAGGGCCGCAACGCCGCCTTCGGCATTCTCGACTACCTGGACGTGTGA
- the ccoN gene encoding cytochrome-c oxidase, cbb3-type subunit I translates to MSTNAVPVATEQYNYGIVKKFAIMAMIWGVLGMLAGVYIASELAWPFLNFNIAEITFGRLRPVHTTLVIFGFGGSALFATSYYIVQRTCQARLWGGSVLPELTFWGWQLSIGLGVLFYMAGYTQGREYAEFIWPVDLLITVTWVIYFAVYAMTLVKRSQPHIYVANWFFMAFILATALLHIFNNLQVPVSLTSLESYSLFSGVQDAMTQWWYGHNAVGFFLTAAFLGMMYYFVPKQAGRPIYSYRLSIVHFWALSFLYMWVGAHHLHWTALPDWVSTLAATFSILLLLPSWGGMINGIMTLSGAWEKLRTDPIMLFLITALAFYGMSTFEGPMMSLKSVNALSHYTDWTVGHVHSGALGWVAMISIGSFYHLIPRLWGTTLHSTKLVFVHFWLATVGVVLYIVSMWVAGIGQGLMLRAFDQYGNLAYTFIETVSFMHIPYVVRAIGGAFFLSGMLVMGYNIRKTIAGARQPAAAEGRDAVAAAAR, encoded by the coding sequence ATGTCCACCAATGCAGTGCCGGTAGCAACCGAGCAGTACAATTACGGCATCGTCAAGAAGTTCGCCATCATGGCCATGATTTGGGGCGTGTTGGGGATGCTTGCCGGTGTCTATATTGCCAGTGAGCTGGCATGGCCGTTTTTGAACTTCAACATTGCCGAGATCACCTTCGGTCGTCTGCGCCCCGTGCACACGACGCTGGTGATCTTCGGCTTTGGTGGTAGCGCGCTGTTCGCGACGTCCTACTACATCGTGCAGCGCACCTGCCAGGCGCGGCTGTGGGGCGGCTCGGTCCTTCCGGAACTCACCTTCTGGGGCTGGCAGCTCTCGATCGGCCTGGGCGTGCTCTTCTACATGGCCGGCTACACGCAGGGCCGTGAGTACGCCGAGTTCATCTGGCCGGTCGACCTGCTGATCACCGTCACCTGGGTGATCTACTTCGCCGTCTACGCCATGACCCTGGTCAAGCGCAGCCAGCCGCACATCTACGTGGCGAACTGGTTCTTCATGGCCTTCATCCTGGCCACCGCGCTGCTGCATATCTTCAACAACCTGCAGGTACCGGTCTCCCTGACCAGCCTCGAGTCCTACTCGCTGTTCTCGGGCGTGCAGGACGCGATGACCCAGTGGTGGTACGGCCACAACGCGGTCGGCTTCTTCCTGACTGCCGCCTTCCTCGGCATGATGTACTACTTCGTGCCCAAGCAGGCCGGTCGTCCGATCTATTCCTACCGCCTGTCGATCGTCCACTTCTGGGCGCTGTCGTTCCTTTACATGTGGGTCGGTGCTCACCACCTGCACTGGACCGCGCTGCCGGACTGGGTCTCGACCCTCGCGGCAACCTTCTCCATCCTCCTGCTGCTGCCGTCCTGGGGTGGCATGATCAACGGCATCATGACCCTGTCGGGTGCCTGGGAGAAGCTGCGTACCGATCCGATCATGCTGTTCCTGATCACCGCGCTGGCGTTCTACGGCATGTCGACCTTCGAAGGCCCGATGATGTCGCTCAAGTCGGTTAACGCCCTGTCGCACTACACCGACTGGACCGTCGGTCACGTTCACTCCGGCGCGCTGGGCTGGGTAGCGATGATCTCGATCGGTTCCTTCTATCACCTCATCCCGCGGCTCTGGGGCACCACCCTGCACTCGACCAAGCTGGTGTTCGTCCACTTCTGGCTGGCCACCGTCGGTGTCGTGCTCTACATCGTCTCCATGTGGGTCGCCGGTATCGGCCAGGGCCTGATGCTGCGTGCCTTCGACCAGTACGGCAACCTCGCCTACACCTTCATCGAAACCGTGTCGTTCATGCACATCCCGTATGTCGTGCGTGCCATCGGTGGGGCGTTCTTCCTCTCGGGGATGCTGGTAATGGGTTACAACATCCGCAAAACGATCGCCGGGGCCCGTCAGCCGGCCGCCGCCGAGGGTCGTGACGCCGTGGCTGCCGCCGCACGCTAA
- the ccoO gene encoding cytochrome-c oxidase, cbb3-type subunit II codes for MKHESIEINSGLLIVLTLMVISIGGLVEIVPLFHIEETVEEVDGVRPYTPLELRGRDIYVREGCYTCHSQMIRPFRDEMLRYGHYSLAAESQYDHPFQWGSKRTGPDLARVGGKYSNEWQTQHLVDPQSLVPESIMPGYPWLLDTELDYSQIEERMVALKRVGVPYSQSQEEYDANVEQFGQSVADKLHVSNGTQVLEDEASAENWDGNPDQITEMDALVAYLQVLGTMVDFSKYEDGHFNQFR; via the coding sequence ATGAAACACGAAAGCATTGAAATCAACTCCGGTCTGCTGATCGTCCTCACCCTGATGGTGATCAGCATCGGTGGCCTGGTCGAGATCGTCCCGCTGTTCCACATCGAGGAAACGGTCGAGGAAGTCGACGGCGTTCGCCCCTACACCCCGCTGGAACTGCGGGGCCGGGACATCTATGTCCGCGAGGGCTGCTACACCTGTCACTCGCAGATGATCCGCCCGTTCCGTGACGAGATGCTGCGCTACGGCCACTACTCGCTGGCAGCCGAGTCGCAGTACGACCACCCGTTCCAGTGGGGCTCCAAGCGGACCGGTCCGGACCTGGCGCGTGTCGGTGGCAAGTACTCCAACGAATGGCAGACGCAGCACCTGGTTGACCCGCAGTCGCTGGTGCCCGAGTCGATCATGCCGGGTTATCCGTGGCTGCTCGACACCGAGCTTGACTACAGCCAGATCGAGGAACGCATGGTGGCGCTCAAGCGCGTCGGCGTGCCGTACTCGCAGAGCCAGGAAGAGTACGACGCCAACGTGGAGCAGTTCGGTCAATCGGTGGCTGACAAGCTGCACGTCTCCAACGGCACCCAGGTGCTGGAAGACGAGGCGAGTGCCGAAAACTGGGACGGCAACCCCGACCAGATCACCGAAATGGATGCCCTCGTGGCTTACCTGCAGGTACTGGGCACGATGGTCGACTTCTCGAAGTATGAAGACGGCCACTTCAACCAGTTCCGCTGA
- the ccoG gene encoding cytochrome c oxidase accessory protein CcoG, whose product MAQHDDPSYAADELYAAREPIHPKGIRGRFRRFKNAVLLIAYGVFFLLPWVRWERLTGPDQAVMFDIPSRRYYLFDLVIHPQDMFLLAGFLILAAWLLFFVTGLVGRAFCGYFCFQTLWTDTFMKVEALVQGDRNKRMRLEKQPWNAEKITKKGITIAIWTAIAFWTGFTFTAYWADAPQLFVDFFTLDAAKAAYITTGILTVTTLIAAGFAREQVCIYMCPYARFQSVMFDKETLLVSYDAKRGEGESGRKPLKQGLMTLDERHGQGVGDCIDCKLCVQVCPTGIDIRDGLQLECISCGLCIDACDQIMTKRGWPTGLIRYASEQELETGEKPNLLKFRTIGYGIATLAATALLLYGIFARAPADISVQQVRQPLFTVLASGDIQNNYNVKINNKLQERLDFTLALEGLPDAKVSVVGDFEGLSVPADGSRKYLVHVRAPRDAEVDRRKIEFVLTEENGRIEPLEHDATFVFR is encoded by the coding sequence ATGGCCCAGCACGACGATCCCAGCTACGCCGCCGACGAGCTTTACGCGGCGCGGGAGCCCATCCATCCCAAGGGGATCCGGGGCCGGTTCCGGCGTTTCAAGAACGCGGTCCTGCTGATCGCCTACGGTGTGTTCTTCCTGCTGCCGTGGGTGCGTTGGGAGCGGCTAACCGGGCCCGATCAGGCGGTCATGTTCGACATCCCGTCGCGCCGTTACTACCTGTTCGATCTGGTCATCCATCCGCAGGACATGTTCCTGCTCGCGGGTTTTCTGATTCTCGCCGCGTGGTTGCTGTTCTTTGTCACCGGGCTTGTCGGGCGCGCGTTCTGCGGCTACTTCTGCTTTCAGACCCTGTGGACCGACACCTTCATGAAGGTCGAGGCGCTGGTCCAGGGGGATCGCAACAAGCGCATGCGGCTGGAAAAGCAGCCGTGGAACGCCGAGAAGATCACCAAGAAGGGCATCACGATCGCCATCTGGACCGCGATCGCGTTTTGGACCGGGTTCACCTTCACCGCCTACTGGGCCGATGCGCCGCAGCTGTTCGTCGACTTTTTTACCCTGGACGCCGCCAAGGCCGCCTATATCACCACGGGGATCCTCACCGTGACCACGCTGATCGCGGCGGGTTTCGCGCGCGAGCAGGTGTGCATCTACATGTGTCCCTATGCGCGCTTCCAGAGCGTGATGTTCGACAAGGAAACCCTGCTGGTGTCCTACGACGCCAAGCGGGGCGAGGGCGAGTCCGGCCGCAAGCCGCTCAAGCAGGGCCTGATGACGCTCGACGAGCGTCACGGTCAGGGCGTCGGCGATTGCATCGACTGCAAGCTCTGCGTGCAGGTCTGTCCGACGGGCATTGATATCCGCGACGGCCTGCAGCTGGAGTGCATTTCCTGCGGGCTGTGCATCGATGCCTGCGATCAGATCATGACCAAGCGCGGTTGGCCGACGGGGCTGATCCGTTATGCCTCCGAGCAGGAGCTGGAAACCGGGGAGAAGCCGAACCTGCTGAAGTTCCGCACGATCGGCTATGGGATCGCCACGCTGGCAGCCACCGCGCTGCTCCTCTACGGCATCTTCGCGCGTGCCCCGGCGGACATCTCGGTGCAGCAGGTGCGTCAGCCGTTGTTCACGGTCCTCGCCAGCGGCGACATCCAGAACAACTACAACGTGAAGATCAACAACAAGCTCCAGGAGCGGCTGGATTTCACGCTGGCGCTGGAGGGTTTGCCGGATGCCAAGGTGAGTGTCGTCGGTGATTTCGAAGGGCTTTCCGTACCCGCCGACGGTTCGCGCAAGTATCTGGTGCACGTGCGTGCGCCGCGTGATGCAGAAGTGGACCGTCGCAAGATAGAATTCGTCCTCACCGAGGAGAACGGACGCATCGAGCCGCTGGAGCACGACGCGACATTCGTCTTCCGCTGA
- the plsY gene encoding glycerol-3-phosphate 1-O-acyltransferase PlsY, giving the protein MTALDWPTLLIVALAAYLIGSLSTAVITARLLGLPDPRSAGSGNPGATNVLRLGGKKAAIVTLVGDLLKGLLPVVLAAAVIDEPNRTAAMGIAGLFAFLGHLFPVFFAFKGGKGVATAAGAILAMAPVVGLVAIVGWLSTAWATRYSSLSALFAAVVAATLATLLSPPFIALAVSVMALLLILRHHGNIRRLIRGEEPRIGEKASKADPAE; this is encoded by the coding sequence TTGACTGCCCTCGACTGGCCTACGCTGCTCATCGTCGCCCTTGCCGCCTACCTGATCGGCTCGCTGTCCACCGCGGTGATCACCGCGCGCCTGCTCGGCCTGCCCGACCCGCGCTCGGCCGGCTCGGGCAACCCCGGCGCAACCAATGTGCTGCGACTGGGCGGGAAAAAGGCGGCCATTGTCACGCTGGTGGGCGACCTGCTCAAGGGTCTGCTGCCGGTCGTGCTGGCTGCCGCCGTCATCGACGAACCGAACCGGACCGCCGCAATGGGAATCGCCGGGCTGTTCGCGTTCCTCGGGCACCTGTTCCCGGTCTTCTTTGCCTTCAAGGGCGGCAAGGGGGTTGCCACGGCGGCCGGCGCCATCCTGGCCATGGCGCCGGTGGTCGGCCTGGTCGCGATCGTCGGCTGGCTCAGCACGGCATGGGCAACCCGCTACTCGTCGCTCTCGGCCCTGTTTGCCGCCGTGGTCGCCGCCACGCTTGCCACCCTGCTCTCGCCACCCTTCATTGCCCTGGCCGTGTCGGTAATGGCGCTGCTCCTGATCCTGCGTCACCACGGCAACATCCGCCGACTAATCCGCGGCGAGGAGCCACGCATCGGCGAGAAGGCCTCGAAAGCCGATCCCGCCGAGTGA
- a CDS encoding GatB/YqeY domain-containing protein, protein MSTIKARLTADMKTAMKGGEKSRLATIRMLISAIKQREIDERRDVSDDEAMAILTKQAKQRRESIAQYESAGREDLKAVEEAELAIIETYLPQPLSAEEIEAAVADIIAAEQATDLSQMGAVMKAARERLAGRADMSVVSQVVRNRLSA, encoded by the coding sequence ATGAGCACGATCAAGGCGCGCCTGACCGCCGACATGAAAACGGCCATGAAGGGCGGCGAAAAGTCGCGTCTGGCCACGATCCGCATGCTGATCTCCGCGATCAAGCAGCGGGAGATCGACGAGCGCCGCGACGTCTCCGACGACGAGGCCATGGCGATTCTGACCAAGCAGGCCAAGCAGCGCCGCGAATCGATCGCCCAGTACGAATCGGCCGGCCGCGAGGATCTCAAGGCCGTCGAGGAAGCCGAACTGGCGATCATCGAGACCTACCTCCCTCAGCCGCTTTCCGCCGAGGAAATCGAGGCCGCGGTTGCCGACATCATCGCTGCCGAGCAAGCGACCGATCTCAGCCAGATGGGCGCCGTGATGAAAGCGGCCCGCGAGCGCCTGGCCGGACGCGCCGACATGTCGGTCGTCAGCCAGGTCGTCCGCAACCGTCTTTCGGCCTGA
- the bioC gene encoding malonyl-ACP O-methyltransferase BioC has protein sequence MSALPSFDQRRVRERFNRAAESYDRHAAVQHEIGRRLDERFGWLKLEPARILDLGTGTGQMVRAMRERYPKADVIGVDLAEAMLRRLPRRRWWSLHRQGVVADMHALPFVGGSMDAVVSNFAVQWSDRPAALFAEVARVMSSGAPFAFTTLGPDSLVEVRRAWAAVDPSPHVHQFLDMHDLGDALVGAMLADPVMDRETVTVTYPTVDALLSDLRGVGVGNTQSGRSRGMTGAQAWRRFREALAEQAVDGQIPLTYEIVYGLAWGTGVSPVPQEAHGMVGG, from the coding sequence ATGTCTGCCTTGCCTTCCTTTGACCAGCGTCGCGTGCGCGAACGATTCAACCGAGCGGCCGAAAGCTACGACCGGCATGCGGCCGTGCAGCACGAGATCGGTCGACGCCTGGATGAGCGTTTCGGTTGGCTCAAGCTCGAGCCTGCACGGATCCTGGATCTGGGCACCGGGACGGGGCAGATGGTTCGCGCCATGCGCGAGCGCTACCCCAAGGCCGACGTCATTGGGGTGGATCTGGCCGAGGCGATGCTGCGGCGGCTCCCACGTCGCCGCTGGTGGTCGCTCCACCGCCAGGGGGTCGTGGCCGACATGCATGCGCTGCCGTTCGTCGGCGGCAGCATGGACGCGGTGGTGTCGAACTTTGCCGTGCAGTGGAGTGATCGTCCGGCGGCACTGTTCGCGGAGGTGGCGCGGGTGATGTCCTCCGGGGCGCCGTTCGCCTTCACCACGCTTGGGCCGGACAGCCTCGTCGAGGTGCGTCGTGCCTGGGCAGCCGTGGACCCGTCGCCCCATGTCCATCAGTTTCTCGACATGCACGATCTGGGCGACGCGCTGGTCGGCGCCATGCTCGCCGATCCGGTAATGGACCGCGAGACGGTCACGGTGACCTATCCGACCGTTGATGCGCTGCTCAGTGACCTGCGTGGCGTCGGCGTGGGCAATACCCAGTCGGGGCGGTCTCGCGGGATGACCGGTGCGCAGGCGTGGCGCCGTTTCCGCGAGGCGCTCGCCGAGCAGGCCGTCGACGGTCAGATCCCGCTTACCTATGAAATTGTCTATGGCCTGGCATGGGGGACCGGTGTTTCGCCCGTGCCGCAGGAGGCTCACGGCATGGTGGGCGGGTGA
- the rpsU gene encoding 30S ribosomal protein S21, with protein MPSVRVRENEPFEVAVRRFKRSCEKAGIISEMREREYYEKPTAARKRKAAAAVKRNQKRLSKEQARRVRLY; from the coding sequence ATGCCTTCTGTACGTGTTCGGGAAAATGAGCCCTTCGAGGTTGCAGTTCGTCGTTTCAAGCGCTCCTGCGAGAAAGCCGGCATCATCAGCGAGATGCGCGAGCGTGAGTACTACGAGAAGCCGACTGCCGCCCGCAAGCGCAAGGCCGCTGCTGCCGTGAAGCGCAACCAGAAGCGCCTCTCGAAGGAACAAGCGCGCCGCGTTCGCCTGTACTGA
- the tsaD gene encoding tRNA (adenosine(37)-N6)-threonylcarbamoyltransferase complex transferase subunit TsaD, with amino-acid sequence MRVLAVESSCDETALAVYDSRQERLLAHRVHSQTDVHAAYGGVVPELAARDHMRRLPLLARETMAEAGIDYDELEGVAYTAGPGLAGALMTGAAFAKGLAAACGLPALGVNHLEGHILAPLLSAEPPSFPFLALLVSGGHSQLIEVLEVGRYRLLGESIDDAIGEAFDKSAKLMGLGYPGGAALSKLAEQGDPAAIPFTRPMVNRPGLELSFSGLKTAVANAIAGGSAHPDVAASFERTVIDTLEIKLKRALDQTGLERLVVAGGVAANRPLRRRLTAMMADRGGRVFFPEIELCTDNAAMIALAGYLRLVAGERDATVGFSVRPRWPLDALTIPGEAA; translated from the coding sequence GTGCGCGTATTGGCAGTCGAAAGTTCCTGTGACGAGACGGCGCTGGCCGTCTATGACAGTCGGCAGGAGCGATTGCTTGCCCACCGCGTGCATTCGCAGACCGACGTGCATGCCGCCTACGGTGGCGTGGTGCCTGAACTGGCGGCGCGGGATCATATGCGGCGCCTGCCGCTGCTGGCTCGCGAGACCATGGCCGAGGCTGGGATCGACTACGACGAGCTTGAGGGGGTGGCGTATACCGCCGGCCCGGGGCTGGCAGGCGCGCTGATGACCGGCGCCGCCTTCGCAAAGGGGCTGGCGGCCGCGTGCGGTCTGCCGGCCTTGGGCGTCAACCACCTGGAGGGGCATATCCTGGCCCCGCTGCTGAGCGCCGAGCCGCCGTCCTTTCCGTTTCTGGCACTGCTGGTATCCGGTGGCCACAGCCAGCTGATCGAAGTGCTCGAGGTGGGTCGCTACCGGCTTCTGGGCGAGAGCATAGACGATGCCATCGGCGAGGCGTTCGACAAGTCGGCCAAGCTAATGGGGCTGGGCTACCCGGGTGGGGCGGCGCTGTCGAAGCTCGCCGAGCAGGGCGATCCGGCGGCGATTCCGTTCACTCGGCCGATGGTCAACCGCCCCGGCCTGGAGCTGAGCTTCAGCGGACTGAAGACGGCGGTGGCGAATGCCATCGCCGGCGGCAGCGCGCATCCGGACGTGGCCGCCTCGTTCGAGCGCACGGTGATCGACACGCTGGAGATCAAGCTCAAGCGGGCCCTGGATCAGACCGGGCTGGAACGGCTGGTGGTGGCGGGCGGCGTTGCCGCCAACCGCCCCTTGCGTCGACGACTGACGGCCATGATGGCCGATCGTGGCGGCCGGGTGTTCTTCCCGGAGATCGAGCTGTGTACCGATAATGCCGCGATGATCGCGTTGGCTGGTTACCTGCGCCTGGTCGCGGGTGAGCGTGATGCCACCGTGGGGTTCTCGGTGCGCCCACGCTGGCCGCTTGATGCACTGACGATTCCCGGGGAGGCGGCCTGA